From the Saccharomyces paradoxus chromosome XIV, complete sequence genome, one window contains:
- the RHO5 gene encoding Rho family GTPase RHO5 (Non-essential small GTPase of the Rho/Rac family of Ras-like proteins~similar to YNL180C) — translation MRSIKCVIIGDGAVGKTSLLISYTTNSFPTDYVPTVFDNYSTTIAIPNVTANGPLELDKGDDKRGSLSSASSSPTTDRKLYKINLWDTAGQEDYDRLRPLCYPQTDIFLICFSVSEHASFANVTEKWLPELKQTSNIEGTSLYTKLGKYPILLVGTKSDLRDDPATQKKLQETNSDYVSQEEIDELVQRCGFMGYTECSAATQAGVREVFEQAVRYAIYEPESTNQKSANHTLTDELTTATTNTNGDKNIREQKQQPHHNNSTDSTLPKVNLQQEKEALNIKPTKKEQRDKTHGLSKGKGSKMVSNGHHNKQAKQKTRNEKKKKKSKCVIL, via the coding sequence ATGAGGTCCATTAAGTGTGTGATAATTGGAGATGGTGCAGTAGGAAAAACGTCACTACTGATATCATATACTACCAATTCGTTCCCAACAGACTACGTTCCAACGGTTTTTGATAACTATTCTACTACGATAGCTATCCCTAACGTAACTGCAAATGGCCCCTTAGAGCTTGACAAGGGTGATGATAAAAGAGGATCACTTTCATCTGCCAGTTCTTCACCAACTACAGACAGAAAACTATATAAAATCAATTTATGGGACACTGCAGGACAGGAAGATTACGATCGTTTAAGACCGTTATGTTACCCCCAAACTGATATCTTTTTAATATGTTTCTCGGTAAGTGAACATGCTAGTTTTGCCAATGTCACAGAAAAATGGCTACCTGAACTAAAGCAGACTTCCAATATTGAAGGTACCTCTCTTTACACTAAATTAGGGAAGTACCCAATTTTATTGGTAGGTACCAAAAGTGACTTAAGAGATGATCCGGCAACtcagaaaaaattgcaagaAACAAACTCTGATTACGTGTctcaagaagaaatagatgAACTCGTGCAAAGATGTGGGTTTATGGGCTATACTGAATGTTCAGCTGCTACCCAAGCAGGTGTACGGGAAGTTTTTGAGCAGGCAGTGAGGTACGCTATTTACGAACCAGAATCCACTAACCAAAAATCGGCAAATCATACCCTAACTGATGAATTAACGACTGCAACAACCAACACAAATGGAGATAAAAATATTCGAGAACAAAAACAGCAACCACACCATAATAATAGTACAGATAGTACCCTTCCGAAGGTCAATCTACAGCAGGAGAAGGAAGCTCTTAATATTAAGcctacaaaaaaagaacaaagagaCAAAACTCACGGGCTGTCAAAAGGCAAAGGTAGTAAGATGGTCTCAAATGGTCATCACAACAAACAAGCCAAACAAAAGACaagaaacgaaaagaagaaaaagaaatcaaagtGTGTAATACTTTAA